ACTAGCCTTATCTCGTCCAACCAAGGCCTTTTTGTGACTCCATTGCCATGCCCATTGGTCATTCAAGCAATGCAATCACTGCGTATGTCTCTGCAGAAAAACTTGGTGTGATGCCAAGCCCAATATTCTGAGCCCCAATGACGCTGCAATCTGCCAGGATTGCCAACTGATGCCCCAACGAAACATAATAAGACTTCATTAGGGTCTCGAGGTCTCCAGCTAAATTCAGCTGACGCTACCATTTTAACCCTCTGTGATCCTGAGGACTTCACAGGTGTTGTGCATAAAACCATGTTAACCTTGAGCACATTCCTGAAAATTTTGATCTTAAATTGGAACCATCTGACCTTTTCATTGTCGCAATGCACTTTATTTCTCAGTTTCAATAGTTCGCTGCTTGCTAGATTAGCAATTAGCCATAAATCCTTGATCATACGACTTCTTCCTCTAGCTGACTTAAGGATCAGGTAAAAATATGCTGGACTCGAATCAAAAATCCCTGAAATCCACCTCCAGCCTTTAGCACAGCCGTTAGTGAGAGCAGCTAGACCACCTTGAACATAGAAAGAAGAAAGTGAAACATCTTGGTAAACGAGACTTTCCACTCAATTGGGTACTGATTGGGTGTTTATCCATGGATGTACTCTTCTTTGTGCCAAAGAATATTTGATAGCCACAAACAACGGTGCATTCAAGGTAGGGCATCAAACACCAATCTGTCAGATAAAGTGCAGGTACATGCCAAACTATGCAGGTCCAGCTTCCAAGCATCAGATTTGTCATTCTTTATACTCAACTACTCGGCTGACTTAGAAGTTATGACTTAGTGTAGCAGTCCATTCTTCTTGTATCTTCTTCGACAGGTTTTGGGCAGAAACATTGAGTAACCCCTTAGGAAAGCAGTGGCAGCTACTAGATACTCTCTACTCAACAAAAACAACACCCAAAAAAATCTTCATTTAAATATCAGAGCCACTTAATAAGAAACTATTAGAAAAATGAACGAATGATCAACAGAGGGTAAAAAGATCTTAGTAGTGAAAACTCAAACaacgaaaagaaaagaaaagaaagaaaaggtgAAAAACTTACAAAATTTAAGTAAAAACCAATCTAAGACAGTAACTATTGCCTGAGCAACACTTGTTCAATTAGAAAATCAGTTGTTCACTGACAATCTTAAAAACATAAGATCCCACAAACCTCAACAATCCACATGTCAGATGCAATCATGAAACCAAAACTTACGTAAAGGAGTTCGGCCAGGGCTGGCGTAAAACTGGATCAAGGGGATGTAACTGCGAAAgcaaattttgaaaaataaattagCTACAtttggtatgcatactaaacCATGTAAAGTAATGACACCATGCACCATCCGAAAAAAGACTACTCTAATCATAAACACACAGTATACAGACACTGGCAATTACCTGAGATAAAGGAAGCATCCATCGATCCAAACAATTCTACTACCTCCTCAATTTTTCCATTCTTGCAGATTCTATCTAAAACTGTACCAAATGTAATTTTATTTGGATATTgaccaaatgattgtatctcaTTGAAGATACCTTCTGCGACCTTTATTCTACCACCTCGGTATAGCCCAGCTAAGAGTATACTGTAAGTAAGTGTTGTAGGTTTCAACCCGTTTTGTTTCATTTTATTGAATAACAACATAGCTTCATCCAGCTTACAATTCCTGCAATACCCATCAATTAATGTAGTGCAACTGACAGCATTCGGTTCAAGGCCCCTATCCACCATCGAGTCAAATAGTTCCGCCGCATCTTGCAACCGACCTGCCAAACATAGACCGTTGATCATTGAATTATAAGTAATCCGATCAGGTTTTATATTTAGCTTCTCCATGTATCTAAATACCCCCACAGCATCATCTATGTTACCATATTTACAAAGTGAATCTATCAATATAGTAAAGGTTATTGTAGTGGGTAAAATCCCTTGATCCAACATTTCATTAAAATATCTTCTTGCTTCTTCCCATTGACCATGTATGCAATGACCATGAATCATACAGCTATAAGTTGTTACATCCGCAGAGATTCCTCTACTAACCATCTCGTCAAAGATTCTCCTTGCCTCGTCCAACCGTCCTGAATCGAAAAGCCCGTTAATCAAAGAAGTGTAAACAACTACATCGGGTGCAACATTCAGATCTTTAAGCATTTCAGAGAATAGAACCaaagcttcatcaactaatcctCCTTTACAAAGTGTTTCTATAGTCGCACAATATGTAACAACCGTAGGGCTGCATTTCCATTCAACCATCTTGTTTTTCACCTCAAGAGCATGATCAACTTTTCCAGTTTTAGAAAGCCCGGATATAAGAGTATTACATGTAATAGCATCAGGTTGAACACCCATCTCAGCCATTTTATCAAACACTTTGAATGCAAAATCAATCTTTTGTTGAAGACACAACCCTTTAATCAGTGTATTAAAAGTGGCAGTATCAGGATGATAACCCCTCTTTAACACCTCCCCAAACAAACAAAACCCATGATCAACTTTGCCTAATTGACAACAGCAATTAATCAAAATGCTCAATGTATATATACTGGGTTGTACCCCAACCAAATTCATTTTCTTGTACAACAAAATGACATCTGAATAGCATTTGATTTTGGATAGTGAACCAAATACATGATTAAATGTATGATTAGACGGCAAAGGCTTTTCTGAAATCAATTGATCGAAGTATCTCAAACCATCATCAAGCTTCTTAATTTTACCAGATTTACACTCGTCTCTCACAAAACTCTCAAGTTGTGATATGGTGCAACGATAATTTCTCACAAAACGAAGATTCATTTGTGTAATTTATCTATCAGATTCAGTGATTTGAAATGTTTGAGCGGGAATACAATGTACCTTTGATGATAAATCTGACTGAGTCTCCGGTTTTGAGTTACTCCATTGCCGTAGAGAGAGAATGGGGGGTTTGAAATATAACAAACTGAGTCTCCGGTTTTGAGTTACGCCGGTTTTTGAGTTAATTTGGGTTGGACGCGTGTCatttttactttatttatttattatttttttttgatcaatataACAAAGAATTTTATAAATAAAGAAAGATAGTACAATCAGGGGAGGAGAAAAGAAGTGAGAAAAAGAGGAAAAGATAACCTTGAGCATTTTCGGTTGACAACAAAAGTACCGTAATGGATACAAGGTAAATTTAGCCAAGATCCTAAACAATCAGACCTGCTCAAAGAAAGAGAGAACCTCTACTAACAATGATAGCTACTACCTATTAACTACAATATCCTAGTTATAGTGCAGATTCTGGTAAGTAATGCCTCTAAAAGATATTGTTGTAGACGTCCAATACAATAAGAGAGCCTTAATCTTCCTAATCAAAATTTCTTGAGAGTATTCTGAATCTTGAAAAATGCACTTATTTCTCTGTTTCCACACTCCCCAAACGAAAGCAAAGGGTAGTAATTCCCAAATAGTCCTGCCATTCTCGGTGAGCCCGCGAGCCTGTTGCTCGATAAACAAGTTTGTATCACTTTCACTGATAACCCAATCCCTATGAAATTCCTTCATGAAGAACATCCATACATCATACATTTCTGGGCAGTGAATGAAAAGGTGATCAATCGTTTCTTCATTTGACTTACACAAAATGCACCTATTTGCTAACTTCCATCCCTTCTTCTTTAGATTATTTTGAGTTAAAATAGCATTATGATGAATTAACCACACAAAGAAAGAAACTTTAGTTGGTACTAATCGTTTCCAAATTTGTGTAGAAGGGAAGATGATACCTGAGTTCTTCGCCAGCCCTTTGTAGCACGACTTCACCGAAAAGACTCCGCTCGACTCCCAAC
This is a stretch of genomic DNA from Papaver somniferum cultivar HN1 chromosome 1, ASM357369v1, whole genome shotgun sequence. It encodes these proteins:
- the LOC113338589 gene encoding pentatricopeptide repeat-containing protein At1g12775, mitochondrial-like codes for the protein MNLRFVRNYRCTISQLESFVRDECKSGKIKKLDDGLRYFDQLISEKPLPSNHTFNHVFGSLSKIKCYSDVILLYKKMNLVGVQPSIYTLSILINCCCQLGKVDHGFCLFGEVLKRGYHPDTATFNTLIKGLCLQQKIDFAFKVFDKMAEMGVQPDAITCNTLISGLSKTGKVDHALEVKNKMVEWKCSPTVVTYCATIETLCKGGLVDEALVLFSEMLKDLNVAPDVVVYTSLINGLFDSGRLDEARRIFDEMVSRGISADVTTYSCMIHGHCIHGQWEEARRYFNEMLDQGILPTTITFTILIDSLCKYGNIDDAVGVFRYMEKLNIKPDRITYNSMINGLCLAGRLQDAAELFDSMVDRGLEPNAVSCTTLIDGYCRNCKLDEAMLLFNKMKQNGLKPTTLTYSILLAGLYRGGRIKVAEGIFNEIQSFGQYPNKITFGTVLDRICKNGKIEEVVELFGSMDASFISVTSP